One Vibrio tapetis subsp. tapetis DNA segment encodes these proteins:
- the uhpT gene encoding hexose-6-phosphate:phosphate antiporter, producing MLKLLEQVRKPTLDLPVEQRRKMWFKPFIQSYLVVFIGYLTMYLIRKNFNVAQNDMISTYGLSMTDLGLIGLGFSITYGIGKTVVSYYADGKNTKQFLPFMLILSGIAMIGFSMSLGGSSISLFLMIAFYGLSGFFQSTGGPSSYSTITKWTPRNKRGSYLGLWNMSHNVGGAGAAGVALFGANYLFDGHVIGMFVFPSIIAIVVGFFGLRFGNDSPEAYGLGKVEELFDEELSQEDIDTEENQMTKREIFMEYVLKNKVIWLLCFANIFLYIVRIGIDQWSTVYAYQELGLSKETAISGFTLFEVGALVGTLMWGYLSDLANGRRALVACVSLVLIIFALEFYQHATNEYMYLGSLFILGFLVFGPQLLIGVAAVGFVPKKAISVADGVKGTFAYLIGDSFAKLGLGMIADGTPIFGLTGWAGTFAALDTSAVICIGLLLFVAIAEEKKIRQAKKLLAASDAI from the coding sequence ATGTTAAAACTGCTAGAACAGGTTAGAAAACCAACCCTAGACTTACCTGTAGAACAACGACGCAAAATGTGGTTCAAACCATTTATACAATCATATCTGGTTGTATTTATTGGTTACTTAACCATGTATTTGATTCGAAAAAACTTTAATGTTGCGCAAAACGACATGATCTCGACCTATGGTTTGTCGATGACAGACTTGGGTTTAATTGGTCTTGGTTTTTCGATTACTTACGGTATCGGTAAAACGGTCGTTTCTTATTATGCCGATGGAAAGAACACTAAACAGTTTCTACCCTTCATGTTGATTCTTTCAGGCATCGCAATGATCGGCTTCAGCATGAGCTTGGGCGGGTCGAGCATTAGCTTGTTCCTAATGATTGCATTTTACGGCTTGAGTGGCTTCTTCCAAAGTACGGGTGGTCCTTCTAGCTATTCTACGATTACCAAGTGGACGCCGCGCAACAAACGAGGCAGTTACTTAGGCTTATGGAATATGTCACACAATGTCGGTGGTGCAGGTGCTGCGGGCGTCGCGTTATTTGGTGCGAACTACCTGTTTGACGGCCATGTGATTGGCATGTTTGTTTTCCCATCGATCATTGCGATTGTTGTGGGTTTCTTTGGCCTACGTTTTGGTAATGACTCACCAGAAGCTTATGGCCTAGGTAAGGTGGAGGAACTGTTTGACGAAGAGTTGAGCCAAGAAGACATCGATACTGAAGAAAACCAGATGACTAAGCGCGAAATCTTCATGGAATACGTGCTGAAAAACAAAGTAATTTGGCTATTGTGCTTTGCGAACATTTTCTTATACATCGTTCGTATTGGTATTGATCAGTGGTCAACTGTTTACGCATATCAAGAGTTGGGTTTATCTAAAGAAACAGCAATTTCAGGTTTTACGTTGTTTGAAGTTGGTGCCTTGGTTGGTACATTGATGTGGGGATACCTATCCGATTTGGCCAATGGTCGCCGTGCGCTTGTAGCTTGTGTTTCGTTGGTATTGATCATATTTGCCCTAGAATTTTATCAACATGCGACCAACGAGTACATGTACTTAGGGTCATTGTTCATCTTAGGTTTCTTGGTCTTTGGTCCACAATTATTGATAGGTGTTGCTGCTGTCGGTTTCGTTCCTAAAAAAGCCATCAGTGTAGCCGATGGCGTAAAAGGCACATTTGCGTACCTAATTGGTGACAGTTTTGCAAAACTTGGCTTGGGTATGATTGCCGATGGTACGCCAATTTTTGGTCTAACAGGTTGGGCTGGTACGTTTGCAGCGTTAGACACCTCTGCGGTGATTTGTATCGGATTACTTTTGTTTGTTGCGATTGCCGAAGAGAAAAAGATACGCCAAGCGAAGAAATTGCTGGCTGCATCTGACGCGATATAA
- a CDS encoding EAL domain-containing protein, protein MNIPFERRILVEYNPPDRNKRNKSDLIVGSESSRSRSETQDTDRFLNTMRRVNQDSWDWDIQTDDVHFSSHWKIRLGYEEDDTAPPLTLASVMQPQEWQSLISDAKQSIVTHSNSFEAEIRLQHKSGHYLWVRASAFTLFTPNQRQHLIGSLVDINAKKEHEAFNTKNAQILEMIAIGKQASDVYTEIAKMYESRHQGMRCSMLELKGDTLLHGGAPSLPDEYCKAVHGLKNGPNIGSCGTSTYTGKRVLVEDISTDHKWANIKHVALPHGLRSCWSEPIKSSTGKVLGAFGTYYNHPALPTEQESNDLTSAAMLAGILMERDQNQQRIQELAFTDQLTGFSSRASLYIELQKLITHSSSNKKFALLYLDLDNFKDINDSLGHDFGDRHLQTIARHIESAGFSSHFLARLGGDEFCIVVEEADDTHTAAEIATQYLNAISQTCYLSGRKHTQTSSIGVAFYPQDGHDLQSLLKAADTAMYTAKERGKNQFSFYSQSLTEKAKYRLKVEQYLREAIEQQKLSLVYQPQINLENDQYVGLEALSRWQHPELGQVSPCDFIATAERIGMIKPLTELVLKTACRQFMIWQKQGLDPKRIAVNISPNHFIDPDFIPLIKRVITETGILASNLELEVIETVVQTEHKNLPVFEELNKLGIILSIDDFGTGYSSFASLKHLKLDCIKIDKYFIDDLLTDKKTRLLVGSMIEMAHNLGCDVIAEGIEHPEQVGVLKELKCDIAQGFLFSRPTHANGISTLLNNGTNGLYSPDSHG, encoded by the coding sequence ATGAACATACCATTTGAGCGCCGTATACTAGTGGAATATAACCCTCCCGACAGAAACAAGCGTAACAAGTCCGATCTTATTGTTGGCTCCGAATCGTCTCGTTCGCGTTCAGAGACCCAAGATACAGACCGATTTTTGAATACGATGCGTCGCGTAAATCAAGATTCTTGGGACTGGGATATACAAACCGATGACGTCCACTTTTCATCACATTGGAAAATCAGGCTCGGGTACGAAGAAGACGACACCGCCCCCCCATTAACCCTTGCCTCTGTTATGCAGCCTCAAGAATGGCAATCACTCATCAGCGATGCCAAACAGTCCATCGTCACTCACTCAAATTCTTTTGAAGCCGAAATTCGATTACAACACAAAAGCGGCCATTATCTTTGGGTTCGCGCCAGTGCATTCACCCTGTTCACTCCAAACCAACGGCAGCACCTGATCGGTTCTCTTGTCGACATCAACGCGAAAAAAGAGCACGAAGCATTCAATACAAAAAACGCTCAGATTCTTGAGATGATCGCCATCGGTAAACAAGCGTCCGATGTGTACACTGAGATCGCAAAAATGTATGAAAGCAGGCATCAGGGGATGCGATGCTCAATGCTGGAATTAAAAGGCGACACCTTACTTCATGGGGGTGCACCAAGCTTACCAGATGAATACTGCAAGGCGGTGCACGGTCTAAAAAATGGCCCTAATATTGGGTCTTGCGGTACATCGACATACACCGGGAAACGCGTCTTAGTTGAAGACATCAGTACCGACCACAAATGGGCAAATATCAAACATGTCGCCCTACCCCATGGTTTACGCAGTTGCTGGTCTGAACCGATTAAAAGCTCGACGGGAAAAGTCCTTGGAGCCTTTGGTACGTACTATAACCATCCCGCTTTGCCAACGGAGCAAGAATCTAACGATTTAACATCCGCCGCTATGCTCGCCGGTATTTTGATGGAGCGAGACCAAAATCAGCAACGCATCCAAGAATTGGCTTTTACTGATCAACTCACCGGCTTTTCCAGCCGGGCGAGTTTGTATATAGAACTTCAAAAGCTCATTACTCATTCATCAAGCAATAAAAAATTCGCTTTGCTCTATCTCGATCTCGATAATTTTAAAGACATCAACGACAGCTTGGGTCACGACTTTGGTGATCGTCACCTACAAACCATTGCTCGTCATATCGAATCTGCGGGCTTTTCTTCGCACTTCCTAGCTAGGCTAGGTGGTGATGAATTTTGTATTGTCGTTGAAGAGGCTGATGATACTCACACGGCCGCAGAAATCGCGACTCAGTACCTTAATGCCATTTCTCAAACCTGTTACTTGTCAGGAAGAAAACACACCCAAACCAGCAGTATCGGCGTTGCTTTTTATCCGCAAGACGGCCATGACCTACAAAGTCTATTAAAAGCGGCGGATACAGCGATGTACACAGCCAAAGAGCGTGGTAAGAACCAATTTTCTTTTTACAGCCAGTCACTGACCGAAAAAGCAAAATATCGTCTTAAAGTTGAACAGTACCTTCGTGAAGCAATCGAACAGCAAAAGCTGTCTTTAGTCTACCAACCACAAATCAACCTAGAAAATGATCAATACGTGGGGCTAGAAGCTCTATCTCGCTGGCAACACCCAGAACTTGGCCAAGTCTCTCCATGTGACTTTATTGCCACAGCAGAACGCATAGGGATGATAAAGCCACTCACTGAACTGGTTCTTAAAACAGCCTGTCGCCAATTTATGATATGGCAGAAACAAGGCCTTGATCCAAAACGGATTGCTGTCAATATCTCGCCAAATCACTTTATAGACCCCGACTTCATCCCTTTGATTAAGCGCGTTATTACTGAAACGGGAATTCTTGCATCAAATTTGGAGCTGGAAGTGATCGAAACGGTCGTTCAAACAGAACATAAAAATCTGCCCGTATTCGAAGAGCTAAACAAGCTCGGAATTATCCTGTCAATTGATGACTTCGGTACCGGTTATTCCTCTTTCGCTTCACTTAAACACCTCAAGCTAGACTGTATTAAAATTGATAAGTATTTCATTGATGATCTTCTCACCGATAAAAAAACACGCCTACTGGTTGGCTCAATGATCGAAATGGCGCATAACCTCGGTTGTGACGTTATTGCTGAGGGCATAGAACACCCAGAACAAGTTGGCGTACTAAAAGAATTAAAATGCGACATTGCTCAGGGGTTTCTGTTTAGCAGGCCGACGCACGCGAATGGCATTTCAACACTGCTTAATAACGGCACGAATGGTTTGTATTCTCCTGATTCACATGGCTAG
- the ylqF gene encoding ribosome biogenesis GTPase YlqF has product MSIQWFPGHMHKARKEIEEVIPQVDVIIEVLDARIPFSSENPMISTLRGDKPCVKVLNKRDLADPELTELWIKHLEKEQGVKAMAVTTSNPSEIQQIMDTVRKLAPHREQLGKNIRTMIMGIPNVGKSTIINSLAGRTIAVTGNQPAVTRRQQRINLQNGVVLSDTPGILWPKVENPHSGFRLAATGAVKDTAMEYDEVAFYTVEYLAQQYPQLLKERYQIDELPESDVELMEAIGRKRGALRSGGRIDLHKSSEILLHELRNGTLGQVTLELPEMITKELVEVEAAAEKKAEEQIKKKEERRKRYLRNKR; this is encoded by the coding sequence ATGTCTATCCAATGGTTTCCGGGACACATGCACAAAGCCCGTAAAGAAATCGAAGAAGTTATCCCTCAAGTAGATGTCATCATTGAAGTTCTCGATGCTCGCATTCCTTTTAGCAGCGAAAATCCAATGATCTCTACTTTGCGTGGCGATAAGCCTTGTGTGAAAGTGCTGAACAAACGCGACCTTGCGGATCCTGAGTTGACAGAGCTGTGGATCAAGCACCTAGAAAAAGAACAAGGTGTGAAGGCAATGGCGGTAACAACGTCTAATCCTTCCGAAATTCAGCAAATCATGGATACGGTACGTAAACTTGCTCCTCACCGTGAGCAGTTGGGCAAAAACATACGTACGATGATCATGGGAATCCCTAACGTTGGTAAGTCGACCATCATTAACTCGCTTGCAGGCCGTACTATTGCAGTAACGGGCAACCAACCAGCGGTTACACGTCGTCAGCAACGTATTAATCTACAAAATGGTGTTGTGCTGTCTGATACTCCAGGGATTCTGTGGCCAAAAGTTGAAAACCCACATAGTGGTTTCCGCCTTGCGGCAACGGGCGCGGTTAAAGACACAGCGATGGAATACGATGAAGTTGCATTCTATACCGTTGAATACCTTGCTCAGCAATACCCTCAATTGCTTAAAGAGCGCTATCAAATTGACGAGCTTCCAGAGTCTGACGTTGAGTTAATGGAAGCTATCGGCCGTAAGCGCGGTGCCCTGCGCTCTGGTGGTCGCATTGATTTACATAAATCATCTGAGATTCTGCTACATGAACTTCGAAACGGGACTTTAGGCCAAGTCACCCTCGAGCTTCCAGAGATGATTACAAAAGAACTGGTCGAAGTTGAAGCGGCAGCAGAGAAGAAAGCAGAAGAACAAATTAAGAAGAAAGAAGAGCGCCGTAAGCGTTATCTCAGAAATAAGAGATAA
- a CDS encoding EAL domain-containing protein, giving the protein MIFSSRSDFSNRCRIHEDTKLHYAHYKDWLLDSVFQPIFDQSNDVIGYEALLRITCAINGNPIPPSDIFALDSISNEDKINVDQLSQAVHIRNFAQTEQSHLKLFLNTLPISNEHRVNALKNNSLLLTRLNELDLKPDQLVQEIIESESTDDIALSIAVRELKDNGFHVAIDDFGSLSSNLQRVALIKPNVLKIDRGLLLAYMSGDKQPLYDTLLLGNSLHAPTVIEGIETSEQLEEMAKLNIEFYQGFYLAKPTPLAKANAHS; this is encoded by the coding sequence ATGATTTTCTCATCCCGCTCCGATTTCAGCAATCGGTGTAGAATCCACGAAGATACGAAATTACACTACGCTCATTATAAAGATTGGTTGCTCGATAGCGTCTTCCAACCTATCTTCGATCAATCAAATGATGTCATCGGGTACGAAGCGCTATTGCGAATTACGTGTGCCATTAACGGAAACCCAATACCGCCCTCAGACATTTTTGCGTTGGACTCAATATCAAACGAAGATAAAATCAACGTTGACCAATTAAGCCAAGCAGTACACATCAGAAATTTTGCTCAAACCGAGCAATCGCATTTAAAACTGTTCCTCAATACTTTACCCATTTCAAATGAACATCGAGTCAATGCACTTAAGAACAACTCACTATTGCTCACTCGCCTCAACGAGCTTGATTTAAAACCTGATCAACTCGTTCAGGAAATCATTGAAAGCGAGTCTACCGATGATATAGCTTTGAGCATTGCGGTCAGAGAACTCAAAGACAATGGGTTTCATGTTGCAATTGATGACTTTGGCAGCCTTTCTTCAAACTTACAACGTGTCGCGTTAATCAAACCGAATGTCTTGAAAATCGATCGGGGATTATTGTTGGCTTACATGTCTGGTGACAAGCAGCCTCTTTACGATACGTTACTATTAGGTAATAGTTTGCATGCGCCTACGGTTATTGAAGGGATTGAAACCAGTGAACAGCTAGAGGAAATGGCGAAGCTCAATATCGAATTCTATCAAGGCTTCTATCTTGCAAAGCCGACTCCGTTGGCAAAAGCCAATGCTCACTCCTAA
- a CDS encoding CobW family GTP-binding protein: MITAVPTNIITGFLGVGKTTAILNLLKNKPESENWAVLVNEFGEIGIDGALMSEHGAMIKQVPGGCMCCTAGVPMSVGINALLRQKPDRLIIEPTGLGHPKQVVAVLTSEQYQTSVDLKATIALVDPRNLSDEKYTSNSNFNDQLDSADVIIANKADQCAESDIEQFQQWLETSSARGKLHNVVSHGDIPLELLDIERLQGIESTKLHAHHHEHADLEPQFMLQPGQSFVRKENKGQGHFSCGWLFGAEHIFDFDLMFSMLNALTAERVKAVVNTTNGCYSFNLANGVLSVNEMSLDGFETRMEVIDSQLLGWDQLEAALLHIGGIAT; this comes from the coding sequence ATGATCACTGCTGTACCTACCAATATTATCACCGGATTTTTAGGTGTGGGTAAAACCACCGCTATTCTTAATTTACTTAAAAATAAACCTGAGTCAGAAAACTGGGCTGTTCTTGTTAATGAATTTGGTGAAATCGGTATCGATGGCGCTTTAATGTCTGAACATGGTGCAATGATTAAACAAGTTCCGGGTGGGTGTATGTGCTGTACAGCAGGTGTTCCTATGTCAGTCGGAATTAACGCTCTTTTGCGTCAAAAACCTGATCGTTTGATCATAGAGCCAACAGGACTAGGTCACCCTAAACAAGTCGTTGCCGTTCTCACCTCTGAACAATATCAAACAAGTGTTGATTTAAAAGCAACGATTGCGTTGGTCGATCCTAGAAATCTCAGTGACGAGAAATACACGTCAAATAGCAACTTTAATGATCAACTTGATAGCGCTGATGTCATCATAGCCAATAAGGCCGATCAATGTGCCGAGAGTGACATTGAGCAATTTCAGCAATGGTTAGAGACTTCAAGTGCTCGCGGCAAACTTCATAATGTGGTCAGTCATGGAGACATCCCATTAGAGCTGCTTGATATTGAGCGACTTCAAGGCATTGAATCGACCAAGTTACATGCCCATCATCACGAACACGCCGATTTAGAACCGCAATTCATGTTGCAACCGGGTCAATCGTTTGTACGAAAAGAAAACAAAGGGCAGGGTCACTTCAGTTGTGGTTGGTTATTTGGAGCCGAACATATTTTCGATTTTGACCTGATGTTTAGCATGCTAAATGCGCTTACCGCAGAACGAGTTAAAGCGGTTGTGAATACCACAAATGGTTGCTATTCATTTAACTTAGCCAATGGTGTACTTTCCGTGAACGAAATGAGTTTGGACGGTTTTGAAACAAGAATGGAAGTGATTGATAGCCAGTTACTGGGCTGGGATCAATTAGAAGCGGCGCTGTTACACATAGGTGGCATTGCGACGTAA